In one Melopsittacus undulatus isolate bMelUnd1 chromosome 4, bMelUnd1.mat.Z, whole genome shotgun sequence genomic region, the following are encoded:
- the LOC101875801 gene encoding uncharacterized protein isoform X1, producing MFSWHRSFTLGAPWRRAGKKSPPAEDKVVLTHMKILSNEGIQNPGLITEAAADTACTEESHLPDASLPLNCQGNPNAAAEPADPDYADAPASTDYVATLPDLSAFQSKCRLHRFSKFESEDSGVELPSGANSPSTPTGSEKSFVLHSRDSFCDSGVLSTSSSPEIDHLVMRTCKEDARKVSHQDPDSEKQTEYYSQEADAVQGPTASVEDLCVPQEENPDEHFDQSESQSLEEELTPETDPPRESILHTSDPIEKPKTTADNFPENFGSMQDLQIHGHQLKKYPTSDSLDEYMDKCCRLSEVNQGNSKALGSGLGYLEHICQLIEKIGQLQEHNMRLQKQVCSLQKEQKISQIKEEYILQHCSCGAASVLNSHQDMKTSFAGRSRPHSLLVQTGNPSDLSIIPEIGANTEKLSSCNGSERYPESGNSQPMVGLRKLSNNRNKENEYREAGNMTEVQAFPSKDPAVRKGLDVSKNISGESHAWGRMKDLMRKTRLRNQNKLGLSSAALKRSCPQLYRPDIMSSELRKTERNSMIVLGQNTKNENIWPF from the exons ATGTTCAGCTGGCACCGGAGCTTCACCCTCGGAGCGCCGTGGAGGAGAG cAGGTAAGAAAAGCCCACCTGCTGAAGACAAAGTTGTGTTAACACATATGAAGATATTGAGCAATGAAGGAATTCAAAACCCAGGGTTAATcacagaggctgcagctgaCACAGCCTGCACAGAAGAGTCCCATCTCCCTGATGCCAGCCTCCCACTGAACTGCCAGGGAAATCCAAATGCAGCAGCCGAACCAGCAGATCCAGACTATGCAGATGCCCCAGCAAGCACAGACTATGTAGCCACGCTGCCTGACCTCAGTGCCTTCCAGTCCAAGTGCCGACTTCACAGATTCTCCAAATTCGAATCTGAGGACTCAGGGGTTGAATTGCCAAGTGGGGCTAATTCTCCATCAACACCAACCGGTTCAGAGAAGAGCTTTGtgcttcacagcagagactCATTTTGTGACTCGGGTGTGCTTAGCACCTCATCTTCTCCAGAAATTGACCATTTGGTAATGAGAACATGTAAAGAGGATGCCAGAAAAGTCAGCCACCAAGACCCAGACAGTGAAAAGCAAACTGAGTACTACAGCCAGGAGGCAGATGCTGTGCAGGGTCCTACAGCTTCCGTCGAAGACTTATGTGTCCCTCAGGAAGAAAATCCAGATGAACATTTTGACCAGAGCGAAAGTCAGTCTCTGGAAGAGGAACTCACCCCAGAGACAGACCCTCCCAGGGAAAGCATTCTTCACACCTCAGATCCCATAGAAAAGCCAAAGACAACTGCTGACAATTTCCCAGAGAACTTTGGCAGCATGCAAGACCTCCAGATCCATGGCCATCAGCTAAAGAAGTACCCCACAAGCGACAGTCTAGATGAATACATGGATAAATGCTGTAGACTGAGTGAG GTGAACCAAGGTAACAGCAAAGCCCTAGGCTCTGGTCTGGGATACCTGGAACACATTTGTCAACTGATTGAGAAGATtgggcagctgcaggagcacaaCATGCGTCTCCAAAAGCAAGTTTGCAGCTtgcagaaagagcagaagatCAGCCAGATAAAAGAG GAGTACATTCTTCAGCATTGCTCCTGTGGAGCTGCCAGTGTCCTCAACTCACACCAAGACATGAAGACATCTTTTGCTGGGAGGAGCAGACCTCACAGCCTTTTAGTTCAGACTGGAAACCCATCCGATCTTTCCATCATCCCAGAAATAGGAgcaaacactgaaaagctgAGCAGCTGCAATG GAAGTGAGAGATACCCAGAATCAGGAAACAGCCAACCAATGGTGGGACTCAGGAAGTTGTCAAACAATAGGAACAAGGAGAATGAGTACAGAGAAGCTGGTAATATGACTGAGGTACAGGCTTTTCCATCAAAGGACCCTGCAGTAAGAAAG GGTCTGGACGTCAGCAAAAACATCTCG GGTGAGAGCCATGCTTGGGGGAGAATGAAAGATCTTATGAGGAAGACACGTCTGAGAAACCAGAACAAGCTGGGTCTGTCCTCTGCCGCTCTGAAGAGGTCCTGTCCACAGCTGTACAG gCCAGATATTATGTCTTCAGAGCTAAGGAAAACTGAGAGGAACTCCATGATCGTTCTGGgacaaaatacaaagaatgaaaacatatGGCCTTTCTGA
- the LOC101875801 gene encoding uncharacterized protein isoform X2, protein MFSWHRSFTLGAPWRRGKKSPPAEDKVVLTHMKILSNEGIQNPGLITEAAADTACTEESHLPDASLPLNCQGNPNAAAEPADPDYADAPASTDYVATLPDLSAFQSKCRLHRFSKFESEDSGVELPSGANSPSTPTGSEKSFVLHSRDSFCDSGVLSTSSSPEIDHLVMRTCKEDARKVSHQDPDSEKQTEYYSQEADAVQGPTASVEDLCVPQEENPDEHFDQSESQSLEEELTPETDPPRESILHTSDPIEKPKTTADNFPENFGSMQDLQIHGHQLKKYPTSDSLDEYMDKCCRLSEVNQGNSKALGSGLGYLEHICQLIEKIGQLQEHNMRLQKQVCSLQKEQKISQIKEEYILQHCSCGAASVLNSHQDMKTSFAGRSRPHSLLVQTGNPSDLSIIPEIGANTEKLSSCNGSERYPESGNSQPMVGLRKLSNNRNKENEYREAGNMTEVQAFPSKDPAVRKGLDVSKNISGESHAWGRMKDLMRKTRLRNQNKLGLSSAALKRSCPQLYRPDIMSSELRKTERNSMIVLGQNTKNENIWPF, encoded by the exons ATGTTCAGCTGGCACCGGAGCTTCACCCTCGGAGCGCCGTGGAGGAGAG GTAAGAAAAGCCCACCTGCTGAAGACAAAGTTGTGTTAACACATATGAAGATATTGAGCAATGAAGGAATTCAAAACCCAGGGTTAATcacagaggctgcagctgaCACAGCCTGCACAGAAGAGTCCCATCTCCCTGATGCCAGCCTCCCACTGAACTGCCAGGGAAATCCAAATGCAGCAGCCGAACCAGCAGATCCAGACTATGCAGATGCCCCAGCAAGCACAGACTATGTAGCCACGCTGCCTGACCTCAGTGCCTTCCAGTCCAAGTGCCGACTTCACAGATTCTCCAAATTCGAATCTGAGGACTCAGGGGTTGAATTGCCAAGTGGGGCTAATTCTCCATCAACACCAACCGGTTCAGAGAAGAGCTTTGtgcttcacagcagagactCATTTTGTGACTCGGGTGTGCTTAGCACCTCATCTTCTCCAGAAATTGACCATTTGGTAATGAGAACATGTAAAGAGGATGCCAGAAAAGTCAGCCACCAAGACCCAGACAGTGAAAAGCAAACTGAGTACTACAGCCAGGAGGCAGATGCTGTGCAGGGTCCTACAGCTTCCGTCGAAGACTTATGTGTCCCTCAGGAAGAAAATCCAGATGAACATTTTGACCAGAGCGAAAGTCAGTCTCTGGAAGAGGAACTCACCCCAGAGACAGACCCTCCCAGGGAAAGCATTCTTCACACCTCAGATCCCATAGAAAAGCCAAAGACAACTGCTGACAATTTCCCAGAGAACTTTGGCAGCATGCAAGACCTCCAGATCCATGGCCATCAGCTAAAGAAGTACCCCACAAGCGACAGTCTAGATGAATACATGGATAAATGCTGTAGACTGAGTGAG GTGAACCAAGGTAACAGCAAAGCCCTAGGCTCTGGTCTGGGATACCTGGAACACATTTGTCAACTGATTGAGAAGATtgggcagctgcaggagcacaaCATGCGTCTCCAAAAGCAAGTTTGCAGCTtgcagaaagagcagaagatCAGCCAGATAAAAGAG GAGTACATTCTTCAGCATTGCTCCTGTGGAGCTGCCAGTGTCCTCAACTCACACCAAGACATGAAGACATCTTTTGCTGGGAGGAGCAGACCTCACAGCCTTTTAGTTCAGACTGGAAACCCATCCGATCTTTCCATCATCCCAGAAATAGGAgcaaacactgaaaagctgAGCAGCTGCAATG GAAGTGAGAGATACCCAGAATCAGGAAACAGCCAACCAATGGTGGGACTCAGGAAGTTGTCAAACAATAGGAACAAGGAGAATGAGTACAGAGAAGCTGGTAATATGACTGAGGTACAGGCTTTTCCATCAAAGGACCCTGCAGTAAGAAAG GGTCTGGACGTCAGCAAAAACATCTCG GGTGAGAGCCATGCTTGGGGGAGAATGAAAGATCTTATGAGGAAGACACGTCTGAGAAACCAGAACAAGCTGGGTCTGTCCTCTGCCGCTCTGAAGAGGTCCTGTCCACAGCTGTACAG gCCAGATATTATGTCTTCAGAGCTAAGGAAAACTGAGAGGAACTCCATGATCGTTCTGGgacaaaatacaaagaatgaaaacatatGGCCTTTCTGA
- the LOC101875801 gene encoding uncharacterized protein isoform X4, producing the protein MLRSLLSGCLCPHAGKKSPPAEDKVVLTHMKILSNEGIQNPGLITEAAADTACTEESHLPDASLPLNCQGNPNAAAEPADPDYADAPASTDYVATLPDLSAFQSKCRLHRFSKFESEDSGVELPSGANSPSTPTGSEKSFVLHSRDSFCDSGVLSTSSSPEIDHLVMRTCKEDARKVSHQDPDSEKQTEYYSQEADAVQGPTASVEDLCVPQEENPDEHFDQSESQSLEEELTPETDPPRESILHTSDPIEKPKTTADNFPENFGSMQDLQIHGHQLKKYPTSDSLDEYMDKCCRLSEVNQGNSKALGSGLGYLEHICQLIEKIGQLQEHNMRLQKQVCSLQKEQKISQIKEEYILQHCSCGAASVLNSHQDMKTSFAGRSRPHSLLVQTGNPSDLSIIPEIGANTEKLSSCNGSERYPESGNSQPMVGLRKLSNNRNKENEYREAGNMTEVQAFPSKDPAVRKGLDVSKNISGESHAWGRMKDLMRKTRLRNQNKLGLSSAALKRSCPQLYRPDIMSSELRKTERNSMIVLGQNTKNENIWPF; encoded by the exons ATGCTGCGCTCGCTGCTCTCCGGCTGCCTCTGCCCACACGCAG GTAAGAAAAGCCCACCTGCTGAAGACAAAGTTGTGTTAACACATATGAAGATATTGAGCAATGAAGGAATTCAAAACCCAGGGTTAATcacagaggctgcagctgaCACAGCCTGCACAGAAGAGTCCCATCTCCCTGATGCCAGCCTCCCACTGAACTGCCAGGGAAATCCAAATGCAGCAGCCGAACCAGCAGATCCAGACTATGCAGATGCCCCAGCAAGCACAGACTATGTAGCCACGCTGCCTGACCTCAGTGCCTTCCAGTCCAAGTGCCGACTTCACAGATTCTCCAAATTCGAATCTGAGGACTCAGGGGTTGAATTGCCAAGTGGGGCTAATTCTCCATCAACACCAACCGGTTCAGAGAAGAGCTTTGtgcttcacagcagagactCATTTTGTGACTCGGGTGTGCTTAGCACCTCATCTTCTCCAGAAATTGACCATTTGGTAATGAGAACATGTAAAGAGGATGCCAGAAAAGTCAGCCACCAAGACCCAGACAGTGAAAAGCAAACTGAGTACTACAGCCAGGAGGCAGATGCTGTGCAGGGTCCTACAGCTTCCGTCGAAGACTTATGTGTCCCTCAGGAAGAAAATCCAGATGAACATTTTGACCAGAGCGAAAGTCAGTCTCTGGAAGAGGAACTCACCCCAGAGACAGACCCTCCCAGGGAAAGCATTCTTCACACCTCAGATCCCATAGAAAAGCCAAAGACAACTGCTGACAATTTCCCAGAGAACTTTGGCAGCATGCAAGACCTCCAGATCCATGGCCATCAGCTAAAGAAGTACCCCACAAGCGACAGTCTAGATGAATACATGGATAAATGCTGTAGACTGAGTGAG GTGAACCAAGGTAACAGCAAAGCCCTAGGCTCTGGTCTGGGATACCTGGAACACATTTGTCAACTGATTGAGAAGATtgggcagctgcaggagcacaaCATGCGTCTCCAAAAGCAAGTTTGCAGCTtgcagaaagagcagaagatCAGCCAGATAAAAGAG GAGTACATTCTTCAGCATTGCTCCTGTGGAGCTGCCAGTGTCCTCAACTCACACCAAGACATGAAGACATCTTTTGCTGGGAGGAGCAGACCTCACAGCCTTTTAGTTCAGACTGGAAACCCATCCGATCTTTCCATCATCCCAGAAATAGGAgcaaacactgaaaagctgAGCAGCTGCAATG GAAGTGAGAGATACCCAGAATCAGGAAACAGCCAACCAATGGTGGGACTCAGGAAGTTGTCAAACAATAGGAACAAGGAGAATGAGTACAGAGAAGCTGGTAATATGACTGAGGTACAGGCTTTTCCATCAAAGGACCCTGCAGTAAGAAAG GGTCTGGACGTCAGCAAAAACATCTCG GGTGAGAGCCATGCTTGGGGGAGAATGAAAGATCTTATGAGGAAGACACGTCTGAGAAACCAGAACAAGCTGGGTCTGTCCTCTGCCGCTCTGAAGAGGTCCTGTCCACAGCTGTACAG gCCAGATATTATGTCTTCAGAGCTAAGGAAAACTGAGAGGAACTCCATGATCGTTCTGGgacaaaatacaaagaatgaaaacatatGGCCTTTCTGA
- the LOC101875801 gene encoding uncharacterized protein isoform X3, translated as MLRSLLSGCLCPHAAGKKSPPAEDKVVLTHMKILSNEGIQNPGLITEAAADTACTEESHLPDASLPLNCQGNPNAAAEPADPDYADAPASTDYVATLPDLSAFQSKCRLHRFSKFESEDSGVELPSGANSPSTPTGSEKSFVLHSRDSFCDSGVLSTSSSPEIDHLVMRTCKEDARKVSHQDPDSEKQTEYYSQEADAVQGPTASVEDLCVPQEENPDEHFDQSESQSLEEELTPETDPPRESILHTSDPIEKPKTTADNFPENFGSMQDLQIHGHQLKKYPTSDSLDEYMDKCCRLSEVNQGNSKALGSGLGYLEHICQLIEKIGQLQEHNMRLQKQVCSLQKEQKISQIKEEYILQHCSCGAASVLNSHQDMKTSFAGRSRPHSLLVQTGNPSDLSIIPEIGANTEKLSSCNGSERYPESGNSQPMVGLRKLSNNRNKENEYREAGNMTEVQAFPSKDPAVRKGLDVSKNISGESHAWGRMKDLMRKTRLRNQNKLGLSSAALKRSCPQLYRPDIMSSELRKTERNSMIVLGQNTKNENIWPF; from the exons ATGCTGCGCTCGCTGCTCTCCGGCTGCCTCTGCCCACACGCAG cAGGTAAGAAAAGCCCACCTGCTGAAGACAAAGTTGTGTTAACACATATGAAGATATTGAGCAATGAAGGAATTCAAAACCCAGGGTTAATcacagaggctgcagctgaCACAGCCTGCACAGAAGAGTCCCATCTCCCTGATGCCAGCCTCCCACTGAACTGCCAGGGAAATCCAAATGCAGCAGCCGAACCAGCAGATCCAGACTATGCAGATGCCCCAGCAAGCACAGACTATGTAGCCACGCTGCCTGACCTCAGTGCCTTCCAGTCCAAGTGCCGACTTCACAGATTCTCCAAATTCGAATCTGAGGACTCAGGGGTTGAATTGCCAAGTGGGGCTAATTCTCCATCAACACCAACCGGTTCAGAGAAGAGCTTTGtgcttcacagcagagactCATTTTGTGACTCGGGTGTGCTTAGCACCTCATCTTCTCCAGAAATTGACCATTTGGTAATGAGAACATGTAAAGAGGATGCCAGAAAAGTCAGCCACCAAGACCCAGACAGTGAAAAGCAAACTGAGTACTACAGCCAGGAGGCAGATGCTGTGCAGGGTCCTACAGCTTCCGTCGAAGACTTATGTGTCCCTCAGGAAGAAAATCCAGATGAACATTTTGACCAGAGCGAAAGTCAGTCTCTGGAAGAGGAACTCACCCCAGAGACAGACCCTCCCAGGGAAAGCATTCTTCACACCTCAGATCCCATAGAAAAGCCAAAGACAACTGCTGACAATTTCCCAGAGAACTTTGGCAGCATGCAAGACCTCCAGATCCATGGCCATCAGCTAAAGAAGTACCCCACAAGCGACAGTCTAGATGAATACATGGATAAATGCTGTAGACTGAGTGAG GTGAACCAAGGTAACAGCAAAGCCCTAGGCTCTGGTCTGGGATACCTGGAACACATTTGTCAACTGATTGAGAAGATtgggcagctgcaggagcacaaCATGCGTCTCCAAAAGCAAGTTTGCAGCTtgcagaaagagcagaagatCAGCCAGATAAAAGAG GAGTACATTCTTCAGCATTGCTCCTGTGGAGCTGCCAGTGTCCTCAACTCACACCAAGACATGAAGACATCTTTTGCTGGGAGGAGCAGACCTCACAGCCTTTTAGTTCAGACTGGAAACCCATCCGATCTTTCCATCATCCCAGAAATAGGAgcaaacactgaaaagctgAGCAGCTGCAATG GAAGTGAGAGATACCCAGAATCAGGAAACAGCCAACCAATGGTGGGACTCAGGAAGTTGTCAAACAATAGGAACAAGGAGAATGAGTACAGAGAAGCTGGTAATATGACTGAGGTACAGGCTTTTCCATCAAAGGACCCTGCAGTAAGAAAG GGTCTGGACGTCAGCAAAAACATCTCG GGTGAGAGCCATGCTTGGGGGAGAATGAAAGATCTTATGAGGAAGACACGTCTGAGAAACCAGAACAAGCTGGGTCTGTCCTCTGCCGCTCTGAAGAGGTCCTGTCCACAGCTGTACAG gCCAGATATTATGTCTTCAGAGCTAAGGAAAACTGAGAGGAACTCCATGATCGTTCTGGgacaaaatacaaagaatgaaaacatatGGCCTTTCTGA